TTTAAAATACTCCCCCAACGCATTTAAGATGCCAGTTGGGTCTTTCCTTTGATCCTCCGTCAATACCACGTTATGCATATATACGTGGCAGCACTCGTTACCCATTAGCTGTCTCGGGGCGGCAGCTTGCACCTCCTTAGGTTTCTCGTATAGCCATGTGACTAACACAAAGTCCTCAAATTCAGCCCAAAAAACGTCCGAGTTCTTTGCCGAATCCCCGGACATCTGCATGCATGCCCTCTGGCGCCGGAATCACATTGTTTGCAATTGCTTTGGTTTTAACCAGCCACTTCTGACACTATGTTTCAAATCATGTCTTtaattgaataaatacaaacaacagCATGTAACGTTATGGGTAGAACTGAGAATGTGTTGAAGTGATGACCCACTAGATGTCACTATACATTACTATAATCTGTAACAACAAGCTGGTTGTTTGTGACTTGGATTTAACTCTTGCCTAGAAAACAAAAGGGTGAATACTGAAACAAACCAGAGCCAGAAGCAGCCTGACACAGCCTTCGCCAAGCCACTGCCACTCCACCACATTATGCCCTCTGCTGCCTCACAActgctgcacacacacacactttgaagGAAGCAATTACACAAGCAAAATGGTGAACACATTGTCCTCTATAACAGTGGTGCCCAaaccttttctctctttctattttcttgcGGACCGACTAATGTGGAGGGCGACAATTTACGACAAAATTGTGACGGGGTGGGGTCTGTGCACAAATGACACCAACgacgtttaaaaacaaaagtccCACATATaatagaaattatttattattattatgatgatcaCGAGCATGGTTATGATTATGATTTCTATTGTGATTATGGTTATTACAATTATGACAATCATTACGATCATTATGATCATTATGATCATTATGATCATTACGATCATTACAATCATTACGATCATTACATTTTCTCTGTgtgtactcaggtttcctcccacattccaaagacatgcatggtaggctgattggacactgaattTCCCTTAGATATGGATGTGAGCGTGaagggttgtttgtctccttatgccctgcgattgtcgGGCCACCAATTAAGAGTGCcgcctgcctctggcccgaaatcaGATGGGGTAGGCTCATGCCTTTGTCTTTGTCCTAGCGTCTGTTGTGCATACATTTAGACCTTATATTGTTCATGTAGCAtcctttgtactttttttatactttcaCCCCATCACTTTCAtaggataaatgaatgaatgaggccGTTAGGCGCTGTGCTGGCAAATAATCCATTAAActattgatgtatttttatttttattttaggagcCATCCGTCCACTCTAGCTCGTTTTGTGCTTTTGCCTCTTTTATGTCTTCATGTTTTGATGATtctatttactttgatttgctttgtactttgtgcttttgctttgctgttctgtctaatcaccctcttgcaactgtcacaatgtaatttcccgaatacgggatgaataaagttatagaatccaatccaatacaaatttaatcaaaataaatcacagttaactcattcactgccatcatCAATAGCAAAAGACTGagaaaacgttaaaaaaaattgaaaatatggaTTTGATATTCACCTAGGATTAGGCACAGAATGTCTGTGATCACCAGTAACTTCCTTGTGAAAAATCTTCGCCCATTTTGCGTCGATTCTCTCCCGGTGCTGTTCTCCATCCTCGCTGTTTTTTTATATCTCAATTGGGACCCGCTCCTGGTGACCAGCACTTTGGGGCGCTTAGCTCGGTTGGGTCTCCGATCTCACAAGAGCGCGCGATGAGCGCACGGCGCCCCCACCTGGCCATGACGCGTCACAACAATGTTGCCTTTTGACGTGATTTAAGAATCGCAAAGCCTCCAGGGCTAAACCGGAACTTAAATCATCACTACCCGTCGTGGAAACCTTGCGGAACGAGCGGCCAAAAGTTTAACTCCATATTTGAAACACTGTGCGGTGCTAATAatgtaaaatgttgtttttaaccgAGCGCAGCTTTACAAACGTTGCTTTATAAATGCATGCCAATAATGACGTGCAGAGTTCACGAACAACAAATTGATTAACTTTGTGAAATACGTATGCTgtccataaaaaaatagtattcacaaatatatattcgttgacaaaaaaaatcgaaataggGTATTAAATATTACTGCATCAAAACCGTTTCAAACGGAAAAGGGAGCAAAATAATGTAATCAATTGTGATGCTATGGCATCTTATAGCAAGTATTTAAGTATGAGGAGGAGTAGTAACGTCGTTATTGTATATGTTTTGTAAATTAAATGCTACAAAGGCAACAATTACACTTTGCAAGGCACATAAAAGGATTCAAAGTAACAAAGACGATAcgttttttattgtcattttaaataggGTTTGTTGCTAATATCCGAATTACCTATCTCAGTTTTTATTATCGCGCAGCAAATTGTGAAAATGGTATCATGAATGTATCCTACAAACATTTGAATGCATCCTGTATTCTATTGCAGTTCTCAGTCTTAACACTAGATGCCCCTAGTACGCTCAAACAGTGCATCTCCATTATTTCAGTGGTAAATACCTTTCTAAATTCAAATCTGAATGTGAATCAGAATATATGATGCTAGGCGGGATCGAGAAGATACCAAGAGAGGGGGAGCGAGTTTTGTGTCTTGATTTAAATCATTAAGGATTCAAGTAGGTACGCAACAAAATCAATGTAAGAATTGTGAGTTTGTTCGTTCGTCCGTCCGCCCATTTACCGGCCATACGCCTGTTCGCCAGCCATACGCCCATTCATTCATCCCTTTTTCTGAACCTATTAttacaagggtcacaggggtctTAAAGCCCATCCCAGCTTCCTACATACAGGCAAAGGGCGGGGACTCCCTGAATcggaggccagccaatcgcagggcccaaggagacagacaaccattcacttgCACACTCGTATCTGGGGgatatttagtgttcaaccagcctatcatgcatgttttatggatgtgggtggaaacaggagtatccagaaaaaaaacccaagcaagCCTGGGGAACATGAATATGAAAGCTCCAGACAATGTGGatcaacctgggatcaaaccctttaCCTCACAGCTGTGAGCCCAACGAgctaaccacttttccacctgtgtagagtttagtatttatgaattcattcattttccatggtgtaggggttcactcgcctgactttgatcCGGCCAGGCGTGGGCCCAATTCCTACTGGCCGCGGTATGATTGGAGTGgaaatggtcgtttgtctctctgtgccctacgattaaatggcgaccagtcaagggtgtAGTCTCCCTTTTGcttgaagacagctgggttaggctccagcaacccctgaaactctttcgaggatgggcggtatggaaaatgaatgaatgaatttcattGTCCGTACTGCTACCCTTGACCCCATAAGGCCCACACACCAACCAATTGTCcaccaaataaaatatatattgaatattaatgagtaatactcatctcattttctgaaccgctttatccacactagggtcgcagggagtgctggagcctatcccagctgactttgagccaggggcagggtacaccctgaattggtggccagccaatcgcagggtacaaggagaaaAATACCTACccatgctcacaatcatacctaggggcaattaagagtgtccaatcagcctaccaagtatgtctttggaatgtgggaggaaaccggagtacacagagaaaacacacgcaggcccagggagaacatgtaaacttcaCATATGTGGACTGACCCAGGACCCCCATTGTGGATCAGCTCTATATCCTCAACAGGGTTCTCGGCAATGGTGGGTGGGATCATGGGAGTTCGTCTAACCAGTCTACATGTGATATGTGTACATTGAGAAGGCATTCGGAGTAGAGCCGCTCTTCCTCCGTTTCGAAAGAAAAAAGATGAGTTGGCCCGGGCATCTGATAAGGATGCCTCCTGGTGATGTCTTCTGGGCATGTCCCAACCGCAGGCGGGCCAACCCAGGACACGCTGCGGAGACTGTGTCTTCCGGCTGGCCCGGAAACGCCTTGGGATCATTCCAGAAGAGCCGGGTGAAGTGGGTGGTGAGAGTGCGATCCAACCTTGGATAAACagaggaagatgatgatgaaggaCATAACACCCAGGTAGCATCAGGTGCACTCATTCAGGCTATTTGTGCAGCTGACATACCTGATGCTGACGTATTCAAAGGAAGCAGGAAATAGTTCTTCCGCCTAGATGTGTGACAATAACAATGGATATTAAAACTGCAATGCATAGGTGTGTATAACATTATCAATTACAGGTTAATTGTTGCAATTGTTAACAGTTGCATTCATACTTCTAATATAGGTCATAAATGTTTCTGTTCTTCtttgcatttcaataaaatTGTTGTCCAAAAGATAAATAAGAGACAGATTTTCTTTCATAAAAGTCCTcgtacacaaacaaacacacattaaaTCAGTTGGAAAGaagacttgaaaaaaaatcagtttgtgtTTTCCGTGGTTAGTTTTATTGAGCAACAAtggtttgggattttttgtcTCAAAAGAGCACATGAGTTTTCCTCACCGGTGGTGGTGTAGACATGCTGACCTCCTCATCTGCTTTGGTCATTACTCCCCCGAACAAACAGTCCCTACATTTTCCCATCATGCTCCTTCTAAGTGATCGTTTCTTCATAACATTTCAAGTAGGGAACCATTGACTGAAGAGTCACATGTCCTTTTGATGTCATCATCTGCTCAGGATATTTCAACACCGACATGGAAAAAACTTTTTGACCAGTTTACTTTCCCTCCGATTGGGACAGATGGCAACTCACAGCATAACAGTGACAATTACACAAACATGCTAACAAAATCTGAATAGTCTACTAAATACTACTTGCGTTTAACATCTTTTTAGCATCCACTCTTTCTTATTGTCCAAATTTATACaatattttccgcactatgaGTCGCAGTTATTTTCTTGTATGGCCAGGGTTACGATTTATACTTCAGTGTGACTGATGTGTGAAATTATTCACACAATATGTTATACTTCCATCTGTTATTATTACATTGAACCGAAGGAGGGCAATTTTAACTTTCGTCTTATTCCCTCGGCGGTTGCCACAGAAACCCGTAGAATTGCctgtaacattcattcattcattttccattgcaCTTATCTTCATGAGGGTTGCTGGGGGCACTAGAGCTAGCTGTCGGATcataatagacgagtgattgaatttcttcatctTCTCTAAGTGAAAGCTTCAGTTTTTGTATGAATCGTTATTTTTCATGATGTGCCCTACACCGACCGCATGGCTGATTGGTTGTAACGTAGCATGCCTTTCCATGTCatttacaaatgtcattttcagaagAATTCAGAAAGGAACGAGTTTCTAGGTGCTCCGaggaatactttttttctgtcgtgaagggagttataaaacatccaccccTCCATGAATCACACTTGATCTATTCTCTAATCTTTGTAAAGCGTGAGGTACGGACGGATGTGTGTGTGCACCTGGAAACTCGCTGGCAGAAAATCTTCCTaaaatgacgtttgtaaatgacgtggaaaggcaTCTTGGGTCAGCGCTGATAGATCTGGAATacactttaggagcaggttaagaaagagtgagataaattcaATAGgaaaaaaggtttattaccaaactgcaaagagTGGGAGTTCTAACAGTGGAGTGCTGCTCAGTGCGATGTTCCGGCAACTCTCGCTcaaatgaacagtgggttcGTCTTTATATAGGCAAAACAaggcatagtatggtttctatgacaacgaccaaactctgggcaaagtcggattaatcagtgacTGGTATCCATGACAACGGGCCAACTTTGGGCGAAGGCTGATTAATCGGTGGCAAGTCTCCATGAAAACGACCAAACTTGgagcaagtttcttatgacaatgatgtttctatacttacaaaacctgatacaatatgaacaaacaattgccaagcgactttgacattttatctTACAATATTATCTTACAAGCGCTTCCAGCACCATCATGTCTTTCCATCacgacagggaaaaaaatgtttggggaCCAGGCatagatagataaatagatatggatgggtgggtgttttattggattagataactttattcatcccgtaattcaggaaatttcattgggACCGAAGCAAGAgcgtgagaatgcagatataggataggcatagttacacatagttacaagtcagacaatacagtcgcaaaggccgcagaacaataACATTTACGTTATCACGCTACTTTTGTCCAAACCTTGCATTGTAGAGAGTGGACATTATGATGGCCAGAAACGGCCGTCgaatcctaatagacgagtgattgaatcTATTTACCTTCTCTACGTGTCTAAACTCAAGCTTTGAGCATTTGCAAATATTATTGATGAGTATGCCGGACCAGAAATATGTTAGCTTGCTGCTCTTTTGTGGTGATTTTAAGCATGGCACTGCGACAATTCCAAAATCCATATTTTATTCAGTGCACACTGGAGTACTTCTGCTTTATGTTTGCTAAACAAATGATCTTCATAATAACATTGCTCAGTTTTTAGTGTAGAACGGCTTTAGTGAAAATCAGCTTTAGTCGTGGTTAAATGAAACATGTGGGATTCcaatatgaacaaaaacatcttaaaagatGTTTAACAACTCAATAAACAAGAGGTATTTTTCTGATAAATTGGAGGTCAAAACATTGTCGTGAGCATTCCAGGGAGACCAAATACAAAACAGCATCCAAGCTCTCTTCTTTTGTGCAGTTATTTCAGCAGCTTGCAAAGCACAGCGGCTGGATGCTGTAACTATTGGACGGGAGTAGAACTGAAGCCATCATATCCCCACCcctccacaaaaaaatacacagatggggtcctcggttcaaatccaggtcacatccatctctgtggagtttgcatgtttgccccgggcctgcgtgggtttcctcccacattccaaagacatgcaaggtaggctgattggacactctaaatctgCGGTCTCAAACCGGTTTTCAAAGTGCCGcaggggtgcaggttttcattcaaaccgaACAATCGGAAaaccttttgcaagtgtaatcagttgattgatGCCAGGCGCCAGTTATTTTAGAAGACCCattattggttaaactgtcgacACTGGATCAGttgaaacaaagaccaggacccagtGTGGCCCTTTGCGGAGcaggtttgagacccctgctctaaattggccctaggtatgggtatgagtgtgcatggttgtccatctccttgtgccttgcaatcggctagccaccaattcagggataggctccagcaccgcccACGATTAtcaaagataaacagttagcgGGAGATAGCGTGACGGAGttgataatatttgaaaatgttagcGGAATTCACATGGatttaaaagcaaagcaaacattttttttatttcaaataggaGTAAATCGCCTTACAAGCTCGGAGCACATTAATTTCGTATCACAGGGTAATACTGTAGTTTTAATAACAACATGCAATGACAAAGCCTCATAATTTGTCAACAGACAAAGCCTTTGCCTGATTACAAAGCCAGATAGTTTGCAAAGACAAGCAGTGAATAGTACTACCAATATTTTTAGTCAGGGCTAATTCTATACACTTTTCAACAGAAAACTTCCCACTCAGTGTGAAACACAAacacgtgacttcctttttttatttctcctttGCTAACGGTGCAGATTTGAACAGACTTTTGGTCACCAAGACATCTTGTTAAACAAATGGCTGCCTCTATTTTCTTAAAGTTGAAGGAGAGTGACTTTGGAAAACAACCTTCCTGATATAGGAGTCATGcagtaataacaataatatgatAAGTTAGTGAAATTCTTTGTTAACCAGTTTTTCTTCACAAAACAATACACGTTTGAGCATAAGGTTATATTAAAGTGCACTTACAATAGGATAGATAACTGTCCAGAGTGACAAACTCACAAGTGGCACTGATTAATGTAAATACAGAGAATCAGATTAACCATTTATTAGAAAAATATTAGATACAGCGATACGATGGTTCTGACAACACACTGCATAGTGGAAACAAATACATAAGGAAAGCAAATTTTCACTCTCACACAGTTGTTACAAATTTCCCACATGACAGGGAATTCCCTACGTCATGTTGGCTTCAGTCTGATTTGGGAAATGAGATAAAACTGTTTATGGTGTAAGTTTGCAGGTGCATTTCCTTGATGATTaaatacaagcacatatatatatatatatatatatatatatatatatatatatatatatatatatatatatatatatatatatatatatatatatatatatatatatatatatatatatatatatatatatatatatatatatatatatatatatatatatatatatatatatatatatatatatatatatatatatatatatatatatatatatatatatatatatgtatacatatatatttattaatatgatAATACATAAAAATCCTACCTACCTGGGGGTAATTTAGAGTAAccaaccagcctagcatgcatgtctttggaatgtgggaggaaacccagacagccccggggagaacatactaACACCACACCAGTACTGTGTGTCCAATGCAcaaaccactcacccaccgggccaccacaatttgtaatatattaggaaaaaaaaaacgaagaggTAAATTATGGTCTGTGTATTTCGCTAAgagtacttttaatttttttgttttaatttttttgttttataaatctcTTACTTGGAGGCCCATTGGACTGTGTGGTTAGctcattggcctcacagttataAGATCGAGGTTTCGATCCCAGGTacggaccttcctgtgtggagtttgcatgttctcactgcacttgcgtgggttttctctgagtactccagTTTACCCTCACATTGCCATAAAGGGGAGGCAGGTTGGTTTACAtcttaaattgcccctagttatgagatGTGAGCATGAAGGGttatccatctccttgtgccattcaattggctggccaccaattcaggttgcccTCCAACTGATGCTCAAATTAACTGGGAGAGGCTATAGTACCACCCGCAACCCTTGTAACCTTACGCTAATAAATGATTACTTTCAGGAGGTGTTTTCAATAGTCCAAAAAGTCCAATACTAtactgtccctgaaagttaaaatgttcatttcttctttcaggtttgttttgtttttgtttcgggTTAGTTATTTGACATTTGTTATTGTATTGACACGCACAGTAAGTGTGGGCGATGAGCCAATTGTTTGATAGAACAGGTTCCTTTTCCTACAGTCTGTTTACGCAACATTGTGAAACATCAGGGAGTCTCCGCAAGTTTTCTCGCCTGAGGAGAATAGCACATAACCACTGTGGGGGCGGAGGCAACAAAAGCACGAAGTACGCTAGGAAGGGAAACCCATGACCGCCGTGATTTTCCTCTTTGGTATGAAACCAAACTCTCACTACGGCGCTATAAAAGGGCCCGCCTGACGACACTCTTTTCAACCTCGAGAGCTGGACCGGACTGTGGTGTGCAAGAGGAGGCATACTGTGGAGATTAATCACAAAGTAATTTCTCGTCCCTTCAGCCGTGTCCATGTGCGCATTGTTGGGAAGGGAATATAAAGACATGGACATTGAAAGGCATGAGAAGCGAGACCACAGCCGTGTACGCTGTCTGGACACATGTATCGTCGTCTCCATCATCGTTCTTTATGCAGTGCTGGGAGCTATGATCGCATTGTGTGTCCCAGTTCTGATGAAGCTGCAGTCCAAAGAGAACCAAAACCTGCAAGAGTATCAATTTGGAATGGAAGAACCACAGGGACCCACATCGAGTCCTGCATACAAGGTGCATTTCAGAATCTTAGAAACGTTAGACATCTAACGAACGAGACATTCTTTGCGTCTTAAACCATTATTGTTTATGTGTTGACAGATGCAGAATTTTGCTTTTTTGGAGGCAATCTCAAGTAAGTCTATTTTTTTCGGATtgaatgtatttaaacaccgcaaatccattttgatagcgctcacattttctttctatttaGTTTTCCTCTTTTGTGTCAAGTGTTTTAACCACAGGTGTCAATTTTCATTACAAAAAATTAGAATAATACTTCTAAATATATAGGCTTATTGACATGTAATAATGCATGAAAGGGGAAAACATGACTGCAATGTTTATTGAACCGTACAAGGAATATAATCTCtgtaattaaacttttttttaaaatagtaacAGGATGAAAGAGGACAGTGTTGGTGTTAAAACATTCATCAATCATTCATTGATCTTCCATACCCCGCATCCTCGGAAGAGTTGTGGGTGtagctggagcctaacccaactgacTGATCTTCttttttagattagaacttCATTTCATTCTGTATCTGGGAAATTCCCTTAGTTTCACTAGCAATTCCAGCAGTAGgaagcacagacacagacgaCATTTTggtgaaagacagactacaccctacgTATCTGAATAACTcagataatattaaaaacaaacagaaggCAAACTTCCCCTACATTCAGATGTGCATAATTCTCTCACTGAATACATTGAAACAAGTATTGCCTGTTGTGGGGGGCCCAAAAAAGCATATAGCTGAATCTCAGACTCTCACAGAGTGACTTACCCAACCACCAGCCAACAATGGTTAATCACGAACCTGGTGCGAGAGACTCTTACCCTGAGCAGTGCTGTTGTTTTATCTCTATCTAACAcagtttaaataaatgtgtCCCTAAATGAACATagatttttctcttttgcagGTGAGTTGGTGAACTCAACCGTTAAGTGGGAGCCAGTCAATTATAGTGGTGGGCAGACTGTCGGAAGCAACTACCATTTTCACCCTGATCAACACTGGCTGCGGCCAATACGTGCAGGCAGTTACTTCATATATCTTAACCTTAACTTGACCTGCACCTACAAATGCAGCACTGGCGTGCTGAGTGTGCATGTGGGTGACTTGTTGAGCTGCCAAGTGGAGCTGCTAGCAGAGACCACACAAGAGAGCAAGAGGTGCTGGGCTGTGCACTGGTTAGACAGTGAAAAAAAGTTACTCACCCAAATGAATGTACCAAAGGAGGGATTGGAAAACTGGAAGCTGGAGCTCTACGGCTCTAATCTGGGTGTGTTCCATGTGGACTAATGGGTGACATCAGCATCACCTCCTGCAAGCAACTCAACTAAATAGATGAGTTGTAAGAAGGACTTGTGTGGATCACATCCTAAAAAGGACATCACAGAAGAGCAGTTGCAATGAAGAAGCAGACATGGACTAAAAACATGATTACTATTTGTAATAATGtgcatatttatttaatgtaatgGGACTATTTAAATTGCATGTTGCTCTGTCAAACATGGTGCTACAATAAGTCAGTGCTTCTCAAGTAGTGGGGCTGGCCCCTTGAGGATGGTTATTTGATCATCTTCAAAATTAAGTCATGCGAAATGCTGTCATATATGTTGTACCATGTTTAACATGTGGGTTTTCAAAATGTGATAGAAGAATGTAAGTCCAATGGACAATTGTAGTGTACGGATTGTATCCATATTAAAATGGAAGTAGTTATGGTCCTAAATAAGCTCCTTTGTGTGCATGTGAATGATGACTCtcgtcatatatatatatatatatatatatatatatatatatatatatatatatatatatatatatatatatatatatatatatatatatatatatatatatatatatatatatatatatatatatatatatatatatatatatatatatatatatatatatatatatatatatatatatatatatatatatatatatatatatatatatatatatatatatatatatatatatatatatatatatatatatatatatatatatatatatatatatatatatatatatatatatatatatatatatatatatatatatatatatatatatatatatatatatatatatatatatatatatatatatatatatatatatatatatatatatatatatatatcaggagtggccagaggaaacccacgcaggccctgggagaacatggcGCGAGTCGTtagcgcgtcgacctcacagctctgggttcaaatccaagtcacgtccacctgtgtggagttcgcatgttctccttgggcctgtgtgggtttcctccgggtactccagtttcctcctgcATTCCAAAGAAatcgcatggtaggctgattggacactaaattgcccctgtaGTTGTggtataggtgtgagtgtgcaagcttgtccgtctgcttgtgccctgcgattggctagccaccgatcGAAGCtgtgccccgcctctggcctggagacagttTGGATTGGTTCCAACACCCCCGAGACCACAATGaggattcagaaaatgagattagaatTCAATTGTAGTCTGCTTTGGGAGCCTTGAGGTCTCTCGTCAAATTGGCGGAAGCTGTGCTGAAGAGTGCCCTGTCGCCAGATCTGAATGCTCTGAATGGCTCTTGATCTCTTCCGTAATGCTTTGAGTGCGATGGAAGTCGCTCAAAACTGTAATTCCCTGCTGATAACCGATGTTTAAGTCTGAATGGTTATATTTGACGTTAAATCCGAATTTGACGAACAAATTGCAAAAAGTCACAAAACACATGAAAAGAGTGCAAAGTATGGAGAGCCTTTTGCCGCTGCATTTAGCCTCAAATAGATGGGTAAACTTAACCATAAAAAACACGTATACTAGTTTTTCTGAACATGATTGTGATCATTTTAATACTAATATTGTGCAACACTGTCTCTTAGTGGTCAAATTATAGCAAGTCTGACAAACCAACCAGCTAAAATGGACAACGAACTCCCACGAGTAGGTAAAAATAGATAGATTttgactttgttgttgttaaaagttTTGAATACTTATGTAAGTATATTTTTCGTCCATATTGTAAATGAAATGATAAAGTTTACAAAGGCGAAGAGGGCAAAATTATAGCTTTATACGGTTATTTACGATAGGGGAACTTTATTTTCAGTGATTGGTTAGAAAATGCCAAGACGTCCTCTGTAATTGGGTGTTTCCGTCCAATCACAGTACCAGAAAGTTCTCCTGCGGAAGAATGGTGTCAGGGAATGTCTACTGTAACCTGCAAGCGTGTTTTAGCTAATATTTTCATCATGGTGTTTCTCGTTAGGATACAAAAACGATTGCTGATCCTCATTTTATTCGGATGGTGCTTTGGGCTGGGATTCGCCTTTGGAGAAGAGAACAGCGAGTTCACTTTCCTTTTGCAATCTGGGAAATCAGATTGTTTCTTCCA
This region of Stigmatopora nigra isolate UIUO_SnigA chromosome 6, RoL_Snig_1.1, whole genome shotgun sequence genomic DNA includes:
- the LOC144198429 gene encoding uncharacterized protein LOC144198429; amino-acid sequence: MCALLGREYKDMDIERHEKRDHSRVRCLDTCIVVSIIVLYAVLGAMIALCVPVLMKLQSKENQNLQEYQFGMEEPQGPTSSPAYKMQNFAFLEAISSELVNSTVKWEPVNYSGGQTVGSNYHFHPDQHWLRPIRAGSYFIYLNLNLTCTYKCSTGVLSVHVGDLLSCQVELLAETTQESKRCWAVHWLDSEKKLLTQMNVPKEGLENWKLELYGSNLGVFHVD